Part of the Deltaproteobacteria bacterium IMCC39524 genome, ATGATGGTACCAAGGCCCAGCCCCCCGCCGACTCCCTGTGCGACCATAAGCCCGTAGAGGAGGAGGTTGATGCCGATCAGGATTTTGGAAACCGACCAGGTGCCGCCTGACGTGTTGCCCTGCATGATGCTGCGTAAATTACGCTCCCATTTCATCATGCGCCACTGCCAGCGGGTACCGTTCATGCCGAGGCGGTCAAAAAAACTTTTCCAGTCCATATGAGTCTCAGTCCTGAGTCAGGTAAATTTATTCACCTGACATAGCGGGTTTGATATCCAGCAATGGCGTACCGTTGAGGCAGTCGAGTCCGCGGACGGTAATAACGCCGTCAATTATTTGTTCGATCGGCAAGACTGCAACACCGATTGGGTTAGGGCGATTCGGTGTCCGCAGCGCAAAGACCCCAGCGAGTTCTCCGGTTCGACGTGAATTCTGGCGGATGGAAGATCGTTCCGCGTGTTCAAGCCAGTAGAGGATCAGAATGCGTTGCCCGGCTGCCAGGCCGAGCAGGCCATCGCGTAGCTCATCCCTCAAAACCAACTCGCAGGGTGGCCCGTTCGGGTCGATGTTCCTGGGACAATCAGCGAGCGTCTTGTATGGTGTAACGATCTCGCCGATCGGCTTGAAAGTTGCTTGCAGAGTCATCTTATCTCTCCGCAGTAACCAGCTTTAAGGCGAGGCCGACAAAGATCGTTCCCGCAGTCCAGTTCATGACCCTTTGCGCACGTTCGGAGCGGTTGAGCCACTCACCCAGAGCGCCACCAATCAGGGCCATTGCGCCGAACACCAAAATGGTTGCGGTAATGAATATCCCACCGAGGGCAACCATCTGCAGACTGAT contains:
- a CDS encoding SAM-dependent methyltransferase → MQATFKPIGEIVTPYKTLADCPRNIDPNGPPCELVLRDELRDGLLGLAAGQRILILYWLEHAERSSIRQNSRRTGELAGVFALRTPNRPNPIGVAVLPIEQIIDGVITVRGLDCLNGTPLLDIKPAMSGE